The nucleotide sequence GCTTGCACGGAACCCTGCTTGCCAAGCGCGTGCCGGTGCTGTTGCTCGATGTGCAGGGTGTAGGCTACGAACTCGAGGCGCCGATGACGACCTTTTATGAGTTGCCGGCGGTGGGCGCGGCGGTGACCCTGCATACCCACCTCGTGGTGCGCGACGACGCGCACCTGCTCTACGGCTTTGCGACGGAGGCGGAGCGCAGCCTGTTCCGCAGTCTGCTCAAGGTGAGCGGCGTCGGCGCCAAGCTCGCACTCACCATTTTGTCCGGGATCTCCGTTGATGGTTTCGTGCGCTGCGTGCAGAATAACGACAGCGCGAGCCTCACCCGCCTGCCCGGCATCGGCAAAAAAACCGCCGAGCGCCTGGTGCTGGAGATGCGCGATCGTCTGGCCGACTGGCATGCGCCGCCGGTCATTACCCTGGAGGGTAAGACCACCGTTGCCGGCGGTACGTCTGCGCCGGTCGCCGACGCCATCAGCGCACTGGTGGCGCTGGGTTATAAACCTCAAGAGGCGAGCCGCATGGTGCATGCGCTGGAGGTTGCGGATCTTGGCAGCGAACAAATTATCCGCCGGGTCTTGCAGTCGGTGGTGAAGACCTAGCCTGGCGCATGCTCAGACCGATATAAAACCTTCACTGCGGAGGACGCGGAGGAGAAATAAAACCTAATTCTCCGCGTCCTCTGCGGTGTATATTTACTCAGGAGTCAGAAAATAAGGCTACAACGTTATAATGTGACTCCTGAGTAAAAACCCTGTTTACTCTACCCCCACCCTGTCCCGCCCCCTCAATAGGGGGCGGAGACGTAGCATGAAGTGTAGTCTTAATTACTGACATCGGCCAGGCGCCGGTGCGCGAGCAGATGGAGATCTTCATCCACGCCGCCAAGCAGCGCGGCGAGGCCCTCGATCATGTGCTGATCTTCGGCCCGCCCGGACTCGGCAAGACCACGCTGGCGCACATCATCGCCAACGAACTGGGTGTCAAGCTGCGCCAGACCTCCGGGCCGGTGCTGGAGCGCGCCGGCGATCTCGCGGCGCTGCTCACCAATCTCGAACCTAACGACGTGCTGTTTGTGGACGAGATCCATCGTTTGAGCCCGGTGGTCGAGGAGGTGCTGTACCCCGCGCTGGAAGATTATCAACTCGACATCATGATCGGCGAAGGTCCGGCCGCGCGCTCCATCAAGCTGGACCTGCCGCCCTTCACCCTGGTCGGCGCGACCACCCGCGCGGGGCTGCTCACCTCGCCGCTGCGCGATCGTTTCGGCATCGTGCAGCGGCTGGAGTTTTACACGGTCGCGGATCTGCAACAGATTGTGCGGCGTGCCGCCCGTATCATGGATGTAGAAATTGACGAACAAGGCACGACGCAAATCGCCGGCCGCGCGCGCGGCACCCCGCGCATCGCCAACCGGTTGTTACGCAGGGTGCGCGATTACGCCCAGGTACGCGCACAGGGGCGCATCACCGCCGAGGTCGCCGACCGCGCCCTGGATATGCTGGATGTGGACAGCATCGGCTTTGACATGATGGACCGCAGGCTGTTGCTGGCGCTGATTCAGAAATTCGACGGCGGCCCGGTCGGCATCGAAAGCCTGGCCGCCGCCATCGGCGAGGAGCGCGGCACCATCGAGGACGTGCTGGAACCGTTTCTGATTCAACAGGGCTTCATGATGCGCACCTCGCGCGGCCGGGTGGCGACCCGCGCGAGTTATCTGCACTTCGGCCTCAGCCCGCCACAGACATCCCCCGCCGCAGGGACGCCGGACCTGTTTGGCGGCGAGCAGTCCTAATCCCCGCAATAGGGAATTTCTACTCGGATTGTCTGTCTATTGCACTATAATATGCTGACTCCAGGTTAAGGATTTGCCTACTCCCTTCAACAGGCCGCTGTTCGTACCCACTCCAAATTTAACGGCGCATCGCGATGATGAAGGAATTCTTATGGCAGGTTCGGGTATATTATGAAGACACGGACAGCGGCGGTGTGGTCTATCACTCCAATTACCTCAAGTTCATGGAGCGGGCGCGCACCGAGTGGCTACGCAGCCTGGGTTTCGAGCAGGACGTACTCGCCCGTGACGAGGGCGTAATCTTTGCGGTACGCTCCATCAACATGGAATTCCTCAAGCCGGGACGCTTTAATCAACTCTTGGATATCCGTTCAAAAATCGTGCGGCGCGGCAAGGCCAGTATGACCTTGGAACAAACCATCAGCCATAGCGCCGATCACAGTGTCTTGTGCAGCGGCCGCGTCAAGCTGGCCTGTCTGGATGCCGCCACGCTACGGCCGCAGCCTGTGCCACCATCCATATCGAGGGAGATCAATCGTGACGACTGACTTATCCATCGTCCACTTGTTGCTCAATGCGAGCCTGATTGTGAAGGCCGTCATGCTGCTGTTGCTGGCCACGTCGCTGATATCGTGGATGTTCATCTTCCGCAAGCGCGCGGACATCAAGCAGGCGCGGCTCGCGGCCGAGGAATTCGAAGAGCGTTTTTGGTCGGGCAAAGATCTGAATGCGCTCTATACTCAGGTTACGCGCGCGCCGCGGCTTGCGGGGACGGAGGCGATCTTCGAGGCCGGGTTCAAGGAATTTGCGCGGCTGCATAAACAGACCGGCATCGAGCCGATGGCGGTGGTGGAAGGTGCGCAGCGCAGTATGCGGGTGGCCCTGGCGCGCGAGATTGATACCCTGGAAATCCACCTGCCGTTTCTCGCCACGGTCGGTTCGACCAGCCCCTACATCGGCCTGTTCGGCACCGTGTGGGGCATCATGAATTCCTTCCGCGGTTTAAGCAACGTGCAGCAGGCGACCCTCGCCCTGGTCGCGCCCGGCATCGCCGAGGCCTTGATCGCGACCGCGATGGGGTTGTTCGCGGCCATCCCGGCGGTGATCGCCTACAACAGTTTTGCCAACGATGTTGAACGGCTCATCAATCGCTACGATACTTTTTTGGAAGAATTTTCCAGCATTCTGCAGCGGCAGGCGCACGGCTAATACATGAACGGGAAACGACAACGCACTCGCAGGCTGCCGATGGCGGAGATGAATGTAGTGCCCTACATTGACGTGATGCTGGTGCTGCTGGTGATCTTTATGATTACCGCGCCGCTGCTCGCCCAGGGCGTGAAGGTCAATCTGCCGCAGACCG is from Gammaproteobacteria bacterium and encodes:
- the ybgC gene encoding tol-pal system-associated acyl-CoA thioesterase; the protein is MKEFLWQVRVYYEDTDSGGVVYHSNYLKFMERARTEWLRSLGFEQDVLARDEGVIFAVRSINMEFLKPGRFNQLLDIRSKIVRRGKASMTLEQTISHSADHSVLCSGRVKLACLDAATLRPQPVPPSISREINRDD
- the ruvA gene encoding Holliday junction branch migration protein RuvA — encoded protein: MIGRLHGTLLAKRVPVLLLDVQGVGYELEAPMTTFYELPAVGAAVTLHTHLVVRDDAHLLYGFATEAERSLFRSLLKVSGVGAKLALTILSGISVDGFVRCVQNNDSASLTRLPGIGKKTAERLVLEMRDRLADWHAPPVITLEGKTTVAGGTSAPVADAISALVALGYKPQEASRMVHALEVADLGSEQIIRRVLQSVVKT
- the tolQ gene encoding protein TolQ — its product is MTTDLSIVHLLLNASLIVKAVMLLLLATSLISWMFIFRKRADIKQARLAAEEFEERFWSGKDLNALYTQVTRAPRLAGTEAIFEAGFKEFARLHKQTGIEPMAVVEGAQRSMRVALAREIDTLEIHLPFLATVGSTSPYIGLFGTVWGIMNSFRGLSNVQQATLALVAPGIAEALIATAMGLFAAIPAVIAYNSFANDVERLINRYDTFLEEFSSILQRQAHG
- the ruvB gene encoding Holliday junction branch migration DNA helicase RuvB codes for the protein MEIFIHAAKQRGEALDHVLIFGPPGLGKTTLAHIIANELGVKLRQTSGPVLERAGDLAALLTNLEPNDVLFVDEIHRLSPVVEEVLYPALEDYQLDIMIGEGPAARSIKLDLPPFTLVGATTRAGLLTSPLRDRFGIVQRLEFYTVADLQQIVRRAARIMDVEIDEQGTTQIAGRARGTPRIANRLLRRVRDYAQVRAQGRITAEVADRALDMLDVDSIGFDMMDRRLLLALIQKFDGGPVGIESLAAAIGEERGTIEDVLEPFLIQQGFMMRTSRGRVATRASYLHFGLSPPQTSPAAGTPDLFGGEQS